In the Planktothrix sp. FACHB-1365 genome, one interval contains:
- a CDS encoding amino acid ABC transporter substrate-binding protein, with protein sequence MKTKLATMALSLILSVLLPLPSLAGTVLEDIKRTGVLKAGIRQDAPPLGFVSADGKWEGYCIELMELLGKRLQDQLQLNQPIEVQFIPSTLENREQLVKEGKVHLECGPNTIMRNLPPGIVYSDRFLATGVHLLVRPDNQAYIQPSGALENISIGVLPASLTQQFISSRYSLAKVVEYPGVDGRKNAVEDVVQGRLNAFASDGLLLIGEVLRNPAISTQDYALVPQEPLTCEFYGMILPEGDISWINTVNSLILIEETVNILTGLYGKNSEYVKTLEAAHNKCLL encoded by the coding sequence ATGAAAACCAAACTAGCCACGATGGCATTGAGTTTAATTTTATCGGTACTTTTACCGTTACCCAGTTTAGCTGGAACAGTTTTAGAAGACATCAAAAGAACCGGAGTTTTAAAAGCTGGAATTCGGCAAGATGCACCCCCATTAGGATTTGTTTCTGCCGATGGAAAATGGGAAGGATATTGTATTGAATTAATGGAATTATTAGGAAAACGATTACAAGATCAGTTACAACTCAATCAACCGATTGAGGTACAATTCATCCCCTCAACCTTGGAAAATCGAGAACAATTGGTAAAAGAGGGAAAAGTGCATTTAGAATGTGGCCCTAATACAATTATGCGAAATCTTCCCCCTGGAATTGTCTATTCTGATCGCTTTTTAGCAACGGGAGTTCATTTATTAGTTCGACCGGATAACCAAGCTTATATTCAACCATCAGGAGCTTTAGAAAATATTTCCATTGGGGTTCTACCTGCCTCTTTAACTCAACAGTTTATTAGCAGTCGTTATTCTTTAGCAAAAGTTGTGGAATATCCAGGAGTTGACGGTCGAAAAAATGCTGTGGAAGATGTGGTTCAAGGTCGTCTGAATGCCTTTGCCAGTGATGGATTATTATTAATTGGGGAAGTATTAAGAAATCCAGCCATTTCCACTCAAGATTATGCTTTAGTTCCCCAGGAACCTCTAACTTGTGAATTTTATGGCATGATTCTTCCTGAAGGAGATATATCTTGGATCAATACCGTCAATTCTTTGATATTAATCGAAGAAACCGTTAATATCTTAACAGGACTGTATGGCAAGAATTCTGAGTATGTGAAAACTTTAGAAGCGGCTCATAATAAATGCCTATTATAG
- a CDS encoding NB-ARC domain-containing protein, whose product MDTEKIEQIVASINQIVLNKQGKSLKDIQVDILRGAFKQEEYVKIALANNRSPDSIKKEASLLWKLLSEVFGETITKTRLEVLKRKVANLSVSHQFSNSDQDWADAPDVSSIVGREIDVNTLKQWVVGDRCRLVTIVGLPGKGKTSLTVKLAQEVSGEFEGIIWRSLLNSLSIQDLIKDWILFLSHQEKTDLPERLDQQINLLISYLKQHRYLLILDNIETILAKETQFKNYKSGYEDYHQLLEKIAEVSHQSCLLLTSRVKVHHLEKFVGQHQPVRCFVVGGLTVDPVKQLFQEKGEFTATEIEWETLVNYYQGNPLALKLTACHIHKVFAGNIQEFLQVGNLVFKDIQDLLDWHFQYCSPEEHNVLFWLAIYREPVSISELKNHVVSTNIQQHLLDYLESLQNRMLLERTANQQCFTLQPVLMEYVTEKLITTVTPELITGNFNLFNHHSLMLATCKDYIRSSQITMIINPIIESLLSLPQFPTLCELENHFKKLVIQAQEKYPQKPGYIGGNLINLFCYLKTNLNGYNFSRLTIWEANLQGINLQNVNFSECHFKNTIFTQSFGGIHSLAFTPDGAILAAGDSNGYIHFLNPEDGQPILTFGKHKWWTVALAFSSDGNKLVSSSLHPTVKIWNAKTGQLLKDLEGHKSWVWTVAFSPDNQIIASGSDDKTIKFWDANNGELLRTLDAHNGWVLSVAFSPDGRILASGSYNKTIKLWDIETGDCLQTLKGHEDAIWCVAFSPDGKTLASCGFEKIIRLWNIETGECYRILSGHQKEIKVLAFSPDGETLASGDFTSTVKFWRVKTGECRGSLRHHQTGIRALAFSPDNQTVATGDNDQIIKLWNPKTRKCIKTFWGYTNWVWSIALSRDGQRLASSHLDHKVRLWNPQTQDCLNTLTGHTAWVWSVAFSPDGKTVASSGDDETIRLWDVETGECYKCLKYPTKKYQGGIWTIGFSWDGLFLASGGQDTTIKIWNLKTDKFHVLAGHQSWVWTVTFHPHFPILASGSDDQTIKLWDMKTGDCLQTLRGHHNKVRSIAFSPQSQFLVSGSEDETVKLWNLETGKCVYTLLGHEGWIWSVDFSPDGQIIASGSDDFQVKLWDFKTGNCLYSLKKHTNTVTSVMFSPDHQTLLTSSEDGTIKFWQVKTGKCLKTLIIPNSYTNMNITETQGLSEGQKHTLKALGAVEY is encoded by the coding sequence ATGGATACTGAAAAAATTGAACAAATTGTTGCATCTATCAATCAGATTGTTCTTAACAAACAAGGAAAATCCTTGAAAGATATTCAAGTGGATATTCTACGGGGAGCCTTCAAGCAAGAGGAATATGTTAAAATTGCTCTTGCTAACAACAGAAGCCCAGATAGTATAAAAAAAGAAGCGTCTTTACTGTGGAAGTTATTAAGTGAAGTTTTTGGCGAAACAATTACAAAAACTCGTTTAGAAGTATTAAAGCGAAAGGTTGCTAATTTATCTGTTTCTCATCAATTTTCTAATTCTGATCAAGATTGGGCGGATGCGCCGGATGTGTCGAGTATTGTAGGACGAGAAATTGATGTAAATACTCTTAAACAATGGGTTGTTGGCGATCGCTGTCGTCTAGTTACTATTGTTGGACTTCCGGGGAAAGGAAAAACCAGTCTGACTGTAAAATTAGCTCAAGAGGTGAGTGGAGAATTTGAGGGAATTATTTGGCGATCGCTTTTAAACTCCCTTTCCATACAAGATCTAATTAAAGACTGGATTTTATTTTTATCTCATCAAGAAAAGACCGATTTACCTGAGCGTCTTGATCAACAAATTAATCTATTAATTTCTTATTTAAAACAACATCGCTATTTACTAATTTTAGATAATATTGAAACTATTTTAGCGAAAGAAACTCAATTCAAAAACTATAAATCCGGTTATGAAGACTATCATCAACTGTTAGAAAAAATTGCTGAAGTTTCCCATCAAAGTTGTCTCCTATTAACCAGTCGAGTTAAAGTTCATCATTTAGAAAAATTCGTGGGTCAACATCAACCCGTGCGTTGTTTTGTGGTGGGAGGATTAACTGTTGATCCCGTTAAACAACTGTTTCAAGAAAAAGGTGAATTTACCGCCACAGAAATTGAATGGGAAACTTTAGTTAATTATTATCAAGGAAACCCCCTGGCTTTAAAATTAACGGCTTGTCATATTCATAAAGTTTTTGCAGGAAATATTCAGGAATTTCTACAAGTCGGAAACTTGGTTTTTAAAGATATACAAGATTTATTAGATTGGCATTTTCAGTATTGCAGTCCTGAAGAACATAACGTTTTATTTTGGTTAGCAATTTATCGAGAACCTGTCTCTATTTCAGAATTAAAAAATCATGTAGTTTCAACGAACATTCAACAGCATTTATTAGATTATTTAGAATCCTTACAAAACCGAATGCTCCTAGAAAGAACTGCAAATCAACAGTGCTTTACCCTACAACCTGTGTTAATGGAATATGTTACGGAAAAATTGATTACCACCGTCACCCCAGAATTAATCACGGGAAATTTTAATCTGTTTAATCATCATAGTTTAATGCTGGCGACTTGTAAAGATTATATCAGAAGTAGCCAAATCACAATGATTATTAATCCCATCATAGAATCTTTATTATCATTACCTCAATTTCCAACTCTTTGTGAATTAGAAAATCATTTCAAAAAATTAGTAATTCAAGCTCAAGAAAAATATCCCCAGAAACCCGGTTATATTGGGGGAAATTTGATTAATCTATTTTGTTATTTAAAAACGAATCTAAACGGTTATAATTTTTCTCGTCTGACAATTTGGGAAGCTAATCTACAAGGAATTAACCTACAAAACGTTAATTTTTCTGAATGTCATTTCAAAAATACTATTTTTACACAATCTTTTGGGGGAATTCACTCCTTAGCCTTTACTCCCGATGGTGCTATTTTAGCGGCGGGAGATTCTAATGGTTATATTCACTTTTTAAACCCAGAAGATGGACAACCTATTTTAACATTTGGTAAACATAAATGGTGGACAGTTGCTCTGGCGTTTAGTTCGGATGGGAACAAATTAGTCAGTAGTAGTTTACATCCTACTGTTAAAATTTGGAATGCAAAAACCGGTCAATTATTAAAGGATTTAGAAGGACATAAAAGTTGGGTTTGGACAGTTGCTTTTAGTCCCGATAATCAAATCATCGCCAGTGGGAGTGATGATAAAACAATTAAATTTTGGGATGCTAATAATGGTGAATTATTGAGGACTTTAGATGCTCATAACGGTTGGGTTTTAAGTGTAGCCTTTAGTCCTGATGGTCGAATTTTAGCCAGTGGAAGTTATAATAAAACGATTAAACTTTGGGATATCGAAACGGGGGACTGTTTACAAACTTTGAAGGGACATGAAGATGCGATTTGGTGTGTAGCGTTTAGTCCTGATGGTAAAACTTTAGCCAGTTGTGGATTTGAAAAAATTATTAGACTTTGGAATATCGAAACAGGAGAATGTTATCGGATTTTGTCAGGACATCAAAAGGAAATTAAAGTGTTAGCCTTTAGTCCCGATGGGGAAACTTTAGCCAGTGGAGATTTTACCTCAACGGTGAAGTTTTGGCGGGTGAAAACAGGGGAATGTCGAGGAAGTTTAAGACACCATCAAACGGGAATTCGCGCCTTAGCATTTAGTCCTGATAATCAAACCGTAGCGACGGGAGATAATGACCAAATTATTAAACTTTGGAATCCTAAAACAAGAAAATGTATTAAGACATTTTGGGGATATACCAACTGGGTTTGGTCAATTGCGTTGAGTCGTGATGGTCAGAGGTTAGCCAGTAGCCATTTAGACCATAAAGTGAGATTGTGGAATCCTCAAACCCAAGACTGTTTAAACACATTAACCGGACATACCGCTTGGGTTTGGTCGGTGGCGTTTAGTCCTGATGGAAAAACGGTGGCGAGTAGCGGGGATGATGAAACCATTCGACTCTGGGATGTGGAGACGGGGGAATGTTACAAATGTTTGAAATATCCGACTAAAAAGTATCAAGGAGGGATTTGGACGATTGGGTTTAGTTGGGATGGTTTATTTTTAGCCAGTGGAGGTCAAGATACAACGATTAAAATTTGGAATCTTAAAACCGATAAATTTCACGTTTTAGCCGGACATCAAAGTTGGGTTTGGACGGTTACTTTTCATCCTCATTTTCCGATTTTAGCCAGTGGAAGCGATGACCAAACCATTAAACTTTGGGATATGAAAACGGGAGATTGTTTACAAACATTACGGGGACATCACAATAAAGTTAGGTCAATTGCTTTTAGCCCCCAGTCCCAATTTTTAGTCAGCGGAAGTGAAGATGAAACCGTCAAACTTTGGAATTTAGAGACGGGAAAATGTGTTTATACTTTATTGGGACATGAAGGTTGGATTTGGTCGGTTGATTTTAGTCCTGATGGTCAAATTATCGCCAGTGGAAGTGATGATTTTCAAGTGAAACTCTGGGATTTTAAGACGGGAAACTGTCTCTATAGCTTAAAAAAACATACTAATACTGTGACATCAGTAATGTTTAGTCCTGATCACCAAACTTTGCTCACGAGCAGTGAAGACGGAACAATTAAGTTTTGGCAAGTTAAAACCGGAAAGTGTTTAAAAACTTTAATTATTCCTAATTCTTATACTAACATGAATATTACAGAAACGCAAGGGTTAAGCGAGGGTCAAAAACACACCCTAAAAGCGTTAGGTGCTGTAGAATATTAA
- the lpdA gene encoding dihydrolipoyl dehydrogenase: MDYDLVIIGAGVGGHGAAIHAVGCGLKTAIVEVAEMGGTCVNRGCIPSKALLAASGRVRELHDTHHLKNLGIQLGQVSFDRQQIASHANNIVTKIRGDMTNSLKRLGIDVIQGWGKVAGPNKVTVETSNGEKIITAKDIILAPGSVPFVPPGITIDHQTVFTSDEAIKLESLPQWIAIIGSGYIGLEFSDVYTALGCEVTMIEALDQLMPTFDPDIAKLAQRVLITPRDIETKVGKLALKVTPGSPVIIELADTKTKEVEEVLEVDACLVATGRIPVSKNLGLESVHVEPIRGGFIPTNDHLEVLSGGEPVPHLWAIGDATGKMMLAHAASAQGIAVVETICGRSRQVDYRSIPAAAFTHPEISYVGLTEPAAKELGEKEGFEIATVRTYFKGNSKAIAEGETEGMAKVIYRKDTGELLGVHIFGLHASDLIQEAANAMYQRQSVHDLVFSVHTHPTLSEVLDEAYKRAVVGVGGH, translated from the coding sequence ATGGATTACGATTTAGTGATTATTGGTGCCGGAGTTGGTGGACATGGGGCTGCTATCCATGCCGTCGGTTGTGGCTTAAAAACCGCGATTGTTGAAGTAGCTGAAATGGGAGGAACCTGTGTAAACCGGGGCTGCATTCCCTCCAAAGCGTTATTAGCCGCATCAGGACGAGTTAGAGAATTACACGACACCCATCACTTAAAAAACTTAGGGATTCAGTTAGGACAAGTCAGTTTTGATCGTCAACAAATTGCCAGCCATGCTAACAATATTGTCACTAAAATTCGGGGTGACATGACCAATAGTTTAAAACGCTTAGGCATTGATGTCATTCAAGGTTGGGGAAAGGTTGCAGGGCCGAATAAAGTCACCGTTGAAACCAGCAATGGTGAAAAAATAATTACGGCTAAAGATATTATTTTAGCACCGGGTTCTGTGCCCTTTGTACCCCCTGGAATTACGATTGATCATCAAACGGTTTTTACCAGTGATGAAGCGATTAAATTAGAATCCCTGCCGCAATGGATTGCCATTATTGGAAGCGGTTATATTGGATTAGAATTTTCTGATGTTTATACCGCTTTAGGTTGTGAAGTGACGATGATTGAAGCGTTGGATCAATTAATGCCAACCTTCGATCCTGATATTGCTAAATTAGCCCAACGAGTTTTAATTACGCCTCGTGATATTGAAACCAAAGTTGGCAAATTAGCCTTAAAAGTTACCCCCGGTTCTCCGGTTATTATTGAGTTAGCAGATACTAAAACCAAAGAGGTTGAAGAAGTCTTAGAAGTGGATGCTTGTTTAGTCGCCACCGGACGCATTCCTGTTAGTAAAAACTTAGGGTTAGAATCGGTTCATGTCGAACCCATTCGGGGCGGTTTTATTCCCACCAATGATCACTTAGAAGTGTTATCTGGTGGTGAACCTGTTCCCCATTTATGGGCAATTGGAGATGCTACGGGTAAAATGATGTTAGCCCATGCTGCATCCGCCCAAGGAATTGCTGTTGTAGAAACAATTTGTGGGCGTTCTCGTCAAGTCGATTATCGCAGTATTCCCGCCGCAGCGTTTACCCATCCAGAAATTAGTTATGTCGGTTTAACCGAACCCGCCGCTAAAGAATTGGGAGAAAAAGAAGGGTTTGAAATTGCTACGGTCAGAACTTATTTTAAGGGTAATTCTAAAGCCATTGCAGAAGGAGAAACGGAAGGAATGGCTAAAGTGATTTACCGTAAAGATACGGGTGAATTGTTAGGGGTTCATATCTTTGGTCTTCATGCTTCTGATTTAATTCAAGAAGCCGCAAATGCCATGTATCAACGTCAATCTGTTCACGATTTAGTCTTTTCTGTTCATACCCATCCTACCCTTTCAGAAGTGTTAGATGAAGCGTATAAACGGGCTGTTGTTGGGGTTGGCGGTCATTAA
- a CDS encoding hemolysin family protein: MTLTTQDVLGRLFSVLFLITINAFFVTAEFSMVSVRRSRINQLVDEGDAPAKTVQQLQRRIDLFLSTTQLGITLSSLALGWIGEATVAMTLKDILTPLPLPAAFQEAIAHSLVLPIFAFFLIAYLQIVLGELYPKSLALVYPEQLSRFLAPPSLAIARFFKPFVWSLNQSTRWLLQLCGIQFSGQPYTRVTPEELQLIITTSSESIGLEAEERQLLNNVFEFGDVVAEEIMVPRTSIVAIPSDATFQILLNEMMISNHSRYPIMGESLDDILGTIDFRDLAKPLADGVLSQNSLITPWVRPARFISEQIPLNELLSLMQRSQLQLVIVVDEFGGTAGLVTIQDLIAEIIGDRSDPTEAEDITVQFVDEQTFLVQAQLDLEELNERLDLNLPLTEEYQTLGGFLIYQLQKIPTVGETFRYHDLEFTVLSTDGPRLDQIEIRMLQPETLDTIPETLSFPEVEESPDIDSPEISESSEEESR; the protein is encoded by the coding sequence ATGACTCTGACAACTCAAGATGTACTGGGGCGATTGTTCTCAGTGCTATTTTTAATTACAATTAATGCCTTTTTTGTAACCGCCGAATTCTCGATGGTTTCGGTGAGGCGATCGCGAATTAATCAACTGGTAGATGAAGGAGATGCTCCAGCAAAAACAGTTCAACAATTGCAACGCCGAATCGATTTATTTCTTTCGACCACTCAGTTAGGAATTACCCTTTCAAGTTTGGCTTTAGGATGGATTGGAGAAGCAACGGTGGCGATGACGTTAAAGGATATCCTGACGCCTTTACCTCTCCCTGCTGCTTTTCAAGAGGCGATCGCTCATTCTTTAGTATTGCCGATTTTTGCCTTTTTCTTAATTGCTTATTTACAAATTGTTTTAGGAGAATTATATCCCAAGTCTTTAGCATTAGTTTATCCTGAACAGTTATCTCGGTTTTTAGCTCCTCCGAGTTTAGCGATCGCTCGTTTTTTTAAACCCTTTGTTTGGAGTTTAAATCAATCTACCCGGTGGTTATTACAACTCTGTGGAATTCAGTTTAGTGGACAACCCTACACACGAGTTACGCCGGAAGAATTGCAATTAATTATTACCACATCCAGTGAATCCATTGGTTTAGAAGCTGAAGAACGGCAATTATTAAATAATGTGTTTGAATTTGGGGATGTGGTGGCGGAAGAAATTATGGTTCCTCGTACCAGTATTGTTGCTATTCCCAGTGATGCCACATTTCAAATATTGCTGAATGAAATGATGATTTCTAATCATTCTCGTTATCCAATTATGGGGGAATCTTTAGATGATATTTTAGGAACCATTGATTTTCGAGATTTAGCTAAACCTTTAGCGGATGGGGTATTATCTCAAAATAGTTTAATTACGCCTTGGGTACGCCCAGCGCGATTTATTTCTGAACAAATTCCGTTGAATGAGTTATTATCTTTAATGCAGCGATCGCAGTTACAATTAGTGATTGTGGTGGATGAATTTGGTGGAACGGCGGGATTAGTCACGATTCAAGATTTAATTGCTGAAATTATTGGCGATCGCTCTGACCCCACAGAAGCAGAAGATATTACCGTTCAATTTGTTGATGAACAAACCTTTTTAGTTCAAGCTCAATTAGACTTAGAAGAACTGAATGAACGTTTAGATTTAAACTTACCCTTAACAGAAGAATATCAAACTTTAGGAGGATTTTTAATTTATCAACTTCAAAAAATTCCCACCGTCGGTGAAACATTCCGTTATCATGATTTAGAATTTACAGTTCTTTCAACTGATGGCCCTCGTTTAGATCAAATCGAAATTCGGATGCTCCAACCCGAAACCCTGGATACAATACCAGAAACCCTGAGTTTCCCAGAAGTTGAAGAATCTCCTGATATTGATAGTCCTGAAATTTCCGAAAGTTCCGAAGAAGAATCCCGATGA
- a CDS encoding sugar O-acetyltransferase encodes MENISQTEQEKMLSGALYFANDADLISARQRASKLTRLYNNTTEEQLENRQEILLELFNKIGDNLYITPPFYCDYGCYIKLGNNVYMNYNCIILDCNFVEIGDHVLLAPNVRIYTAYHPIEPELRLTGKELAAPIKIGHNVWIGGGAIICPGVEIGDNTTIGAGSVVVNNIPERVVAAGNPCRVIRTL; translated from the coding sequence ATGGAAAATATCTCCCAAACTGAACAAGAAAAAATGCTATCAGGGGCATTATATTTCGCTAATGATGCTGATTTAATTAGTGCCCGCCAACGAGCTTCTAAACTGACTCGTTTATACAACAATACAACAGAAGAACAATTAGAAAATCGTCAAGAAATTCTATTAGAATTATTCAATAAAATCGGAGATAATTTATATATTACTCCCCCCTTTTATTGTGATTATGGGTGTTATATTAAACTGGGAAATAATGTTTATATGAATTATAATTGTATCATTTTAGATTGTAATTTTGTTGAAATTGGTGACCATGTTTTATTAGCACCTAATGTTCGAATTTATACCGCTTATCATCCCATTGAGCCTGAATTACGTCTAACAGGAAAAGAACTAGCTGCACCGATTAAAATTGGTCATAATGTTTGGATTGGAGGGGGTGCTATTATTTGTCCAGGGGTAGAAATTGGCGACAATACGACCATTGGAGCGGGGAGCGTTGTTGTTAATAATATTCCTGAACGAGTTGTTGCGGCGGGGAACCCTTGCCGGGTGATTCGGACGTTATAA
- a CDS encoding efflux RND transporter periplasmic adaptor subunit, whose translation MLTGPKEETAQRNGEVKHPVQFSEVPQRRWKPWIIAVLATGLLSIPVALHLVKSRSQVNPDLITALTVPVEAKDLTVKITASGVVQPVRRVNLSPKTQGRLAQLYVEQGDRVQAGEVVARMESGEIEAQLQQAEARLDRAQANLDKLQTGTRPEEIDQAQARLNQVKANLAQLRAGSRPEEIAQAQARLREAQARFKDAQSGSLNDEIAQAKARIDANEAELKLASERVRRYQDLKGEGAISQDQLDEYLRDERRLQAGQNEAEKRLEQLQESRRSQIQQRQANVEQERQALNQLEKGARSEEIDRAEAEVAEAESKLNELLNGTRSEEIATAKAEVDEAKGQVKFYQVQLEDTKVRAPFAGIITQRYAVEGAFVTPATSASDASSATSTSIVALAKDLEVLAKIPEADIAQIKPNQPVEIIADSYPDQVFKGRVNLIAPEAVKERDVTLFQARILIETGKDQLQSGMNVDLRFIGEKLKQALVVPTVAIVTNKGQSGVLLPDENNKPEFHPVTIGSQMGNQIQVLKGLQPGERVFIELPKGQKLEDIFKGKIDQP comes from the coding sequence ATGTTAACTGGCCCAAAAGAGGAAACTGCACAACGTAATGGTGAGGTTAAACATCCCGTTCAGTTTTCGGAAGTTCCCCAACGGCGATGGAAACCCTGGATTATTGCAGTGCTGGCGACAGGACTGTTGAGCATTCCCGTTGCGTTGCATTTGGTTAAAAGTCGTTCCCAAGTGAATCCAGATCTGATCACAGCCCTGACGGTTCCTGTGGAAGCGAAGGATTTAACCGTTAAAATCACCGCTAGTGGTGTGGTGCAACCTGTCCGCCGGGTGAACCTCAGCCCCAAAACCCAAGGGCGGTTAGCACAATTATATGTCGAACAAGGCGATCGCGTCCAAGCCGGAGAAGTGGTCGCTCGGATGGAAAGTGGCGAAATTGAAGCCCAACTCCAGCAAGCCGAAGCTCGTTTAGACCGTGCTCAAGCTAATTTAGACAAACTGCAAACGGGAACCCGACCAGAAGAAATAGACCAAGCCCAGGCTCGGTTAAATCAAGTGAAAGCGAATTTAGCTCAACTGCGAGCGGGAAGTCGTCCCGAAGAAATTGCTCAAGCTCAAGCTCGTTTAAGGGAAGCTCAAGCTCGGTTTAAAGACGCTCAATCTGGTAGTTTAAATGATGAGATTGCCCAAGCAAAAGCCCGAATTGATGCTAACGAAGCTGAATTAAAATTAGCATCAGAACGGGTACGACGCTATCAAGATTTAAAAGGAGAAGGGGCAATTTCTCAGGATCAATTAGATGAATATTTGCGGGATGAACGACGGTTACAAGCTGGACAAAATGAAGCTGAAAAACGCTTAGAACAATTACAAGAAAGTCGGCGATCGCAAATTCAACAACGACAAGCCAATGTTGAACAAGAACGTCAAGCTTTAAATCAATTAGAAAAAGGAGCTCGTTCTGAAGAAATTGACCGGGCGGAAGCTGAAGTGGCGGAAGCTGAAAGTAAATTAAACGAGTTATTAAATGGGACTCGTTCTGAAGAAATTGCCACTGCAAAGGCTGAAGTTGATGAAGCGAAAGGTCAAGTTAAATTTTATCAAGTGCAACTAGAAGATACTAAAGTTCGTGCTCCCTTTGCCGGAATTATTACCCAACGTTATGCCGTTGAAGGGGCGTTTGTGACTCCGGCGACTTCGGCTTCTGATGCCAGTTCGGCGACCTCGACTTCAATTGTCGCCTTAGCGAAAGATTTAGAAGTGTTAGCGAAAATTCCAGAGGCAGATATTGCTCAAATTAAACCCAATCAACCTGTTGAAATTATTGCCGATTCTTATCCCGATCAAGTGTTTAAAGGTCGAGTTAATCTGATTGCACCCGAAGCCGTTAAAGAACGGGATGTTACCTTATTTCAAGCTCGAATTTTGATCGAAACAGGAAAAGATCAACTTCAGTCGGGAATGAATGTGGATTTACGGTTTATTGGGGAGAAACTTAAACAAGCGTTAGTTGTTCCCACCGTTGCCATTGTCACCAATAAAGGTCAATCGGGGGTATTACTTCCTGATGAAAATAATAAACCAGAATTTCACCCCGTTACTATTGGTTCTCAAATGGGGAATCAAATTCAAGTGTTAAAAGGGTTACAACCGGGAGAACGAGTGTTTATCGAGTTACCCAAGGGACAAAAATTAGAGGATATTTTTAAAGGAAAAATTGATCAACCCTAG